The DNA segment GTCTCGTCCGCTCGGCGTACATCGGGTTCGCCGCGCTGAACGGCGTGGTCGTCGGGGGTATCGTCACCCTTTCGGGTTGGAAGGCGGCGATTTGGGTCCTCGTCGTCGCGCTCGCGGTGCCGGCGGCGGCCCTCGGCGCAAACCGGGCGACCGGCCGGTGGACGTAGAGACGCCGGCCGGCGTCTCTACGCGGCTGACCTCCTGTCCGCCGACGCTCCGCCTTGTCGAAACGAACCCGACGCGTCACCGACTCGCAACCGTGATAATCGGTTCGTTGCGGACCGTTTTGGCCTTAACAGCCGCATAACGAAGGTAGATGGCCGCGTAGCGCAGACCGTGCTCGCACTCCTGCTCGCCTGCTGGGTCGGCCTGCTGTTCGTCTTCTGGGCGATGCTGTACGCCGGGAGCGAACGCGCGGCGGTGTCGCGCCGGTGCGACGGTCGGCGGTAGGCCGCTTTGCCTCCCCGCGTCGACGAGAAATGTCCGTGGAGGCGTTCAGTTGAACAGTTCGCCGTTGAATCCGTGGTCGCCGCCTTTCGAGTACGAGCGGACCGCGAGGTAGCCCAGGCCGACGAACAGACCGACCGTCACGACCGTCGCTATCGGTTCCATACCTCGACTTCGACTACCGGTTAGATAATGTTACTGTTCGGATTCCGGACGGCTTTGCTGAGAGAAGTCGTCCGGACCGTTCTCGGAGCTACCGCGTAAGGAGCTCCTACGACCGACTCCCGTCAGCGATACGCGTCCAACTCCCTACCGAAGACGAGGAAGTAGCCGGTGCCGACCAGTCCCACGACGGTCGCCAGTCCGAACGCCAACTCCGGCCCGCCCGGCGAGAGGCCGTAAATCCACCCGCCGACCGCCGCGCTCGGGATGACGACCGCGTTGCGCGCGAGGTAATAGGACCCGACGACCCGACCGCCGGCGTTCTCCTCGGCCGGACCGACGATGAGCGCCTTGTGGGCCGGCAGGCCGGCGAACCGGAGTCCCGAGAGCGCGAACAGCGCGGTGACGAGCGCGGTTTCGGAGACGGCGACGCCCGCGACCGTGAGGCCGCCCTCGGGTGCGTTGACCAGCAGCGCGGGGAAGACGGCGTAGACGACGAACCCGAGTGCGACGACGGGCTTCAGCCCGACTCGCCGGGCCAACTTGGAGACGGGGATCATCACGGCCAGCGCGACCGCCATCTCGACCGCCAGCAGGACGCCGAAGAAGGCGTCGGGTCCGAGGTAGCCCACGACCGGGAGCGTCGCGCTGACTGCGAGGTACTGGGTCACCACGAGGACGACGAAGACGTAGACCATCCCGTTGGCGAACCGGACGAGGGTGTCGCCGACCAGCAGGGGCCGGAGCGTCTCGGGCATCCCCCGGAGGTCGTCGACGACCTGCGAGACGCCCTCGAACTCCTTGCCGAAACTGTCCTCGCTGGCGTCGTAGAGGACGTGCTGGGCGACGGTCGCCAGCAGGCTGAACCCGGCGGCGACCGCCAGCACGTACCGGAACCCGACCTCGAACTCGTACATCGTGAGCAGGCCCGCCGTGATGAGGGGCCCGAGCAGGAAGGCGGTCCGGCGGAACGTCTCGGTGCTGGCGAACCCGGTCGCCAGTTCCTCGGGCGGGACGCTCTGTTTCACGATGGCGAACGTCGCGCCGAGGCCGAACGACTTCCACGCTTGCGCGAGCAGCAGGCCGACGAAAATCCACGTCCACGCGGGAACCGGCTCCACGTCGAACGACGGCGCAAGGAACCACAGCACGAAGCCGAGCGTCGACGCGAGTCCGAAGGCGGTGAGCGCGGTCCGCGAGCCGATGCGGTCCGAGAGTGCGCCGCCCGGGTAGGGGTAGACCGCACTGATGAGATTGCCGAGGCTCCCGTAGAGGCCGATGACCACGCTGGTCGCGCCGAGCACGCCGAGGTAGCGCGCCATGTACCGCCCGGTCATCTGGAAGCCGAGGCTGAACGCGAACATCGCCAGCGAAAGGACGAGGACGTCTCGCTCCAGCGCGAGGAACTGTCGGAACGCCGCGAAGGGGTCGGCGCTGTCGCGTTCGGTCGCCATAATCGGAGGTTGGGAGGTGACGGGCAAAATTGTGGGGGTTCTCTCTATCGGTGTGTCTGGGGTGCGCTGGGTGGGACTACGGAGGTTTGAGGAGTGATGCGGAGCTAGTTATAGAGTTTGAGAAGACGGCGACGACAGCAGACGAGAACGCCTCGAAAGCCTCCGTCCAATCATCACGAAACACTGCTACAACCGTAGCGGTGACCACCTCGAAAGCCCCCGCCCGCTCGCGGTCGCTCCGCGGGATATTCGGCGCTCGCCGACGGCGAGCGCCGAATAGTTGCCCGACGGAGACGACCCCGTCCTTCGGACGCGAGCGGGCGGCCCCTTTCATCCACCCAGACCGCACCGCGGCCGCGCCAGCGCGCGCCACGCCGGATGTTT comes from the Halorussus vallis genome and includes:
- a CDS encoding MFS transporter yields the protein MATERDSADPFAAFRQFLALERDVLVLSLAMFAFSLGFQMTGRYMARYLGVLGATSVVIGLYGSLGNLISAVYPYPGGALSDRIGSRTALTAFGLASTLGFVLWFLAPSFDVEPVPAWTWIFVGLLLAQAWKSFGLGATFAIVKQSVPPEELATGFASTETFRRTAFLLGPLITAGLLTMYEFEVGFRYVLAVAAGFSLLATVAQHVLYDASEDSFGKEFEGVSQVVDDLRGMPETLRPLLVGDTLVRFANGMVYVFVVLVVTQYLAVSATLPVVGYLGPDAFFGVLLAVEMAVALAVMIPVSKLARRVGLKPVVALGFVVYAVFPALLVNAPEGGLTVAGVAVSETALVTALFALSGLRFAGLPAHKALIVGPAEENAGGRVVGSYYLARNAVVIPSAAVGGWIYGLSPGGPELAFGLATVVGLVGTGYFLVFGRELDAYR